The region AgcaattttaacatattttaattgataGATACAATTAAATCATGCATTGTTAGGTAAGAAAACTTGTGAAATAATATAACAAACTTCATGGTAATAgggataaataatttaatatcaaaactatacatgaactttatTCTAATGTGCAATGACATACATGAACATCGATTTTGTGTGATTTTATACGTAGAATTTAAATTTGATTCAGTTTTCACAAATCACTAATAACATTATTGAATTTTCACCAATTTACATtaatatattgcatacacaaacaattatattaatctaatGTGAAAATGAATGgatgtattcatttctttaaatgtgtctAATTAAATGAAATTCAAAGTTTCACTACACATATAAACCACAATTCAAGTTTTATGTgcataattgcaccaaatcaaaattcatgtatcaaattacacattagaccaaatttcatatataaatttgatatttatccctaatGGATGTtacattaacaaaatattttaatttttctggaaaaaaaatatttttattttattttaatttcctaaCAAAAAAAAGGCCTTTAAATCTTTTAACTTCCTAAAAAACCGTTgttgaatgattaaaatattcTCTTTTGTTAACTAATCTTCCACTAAACAAGGACTAAACACTAATTTCCCCTAAATTCATGCACTTTGTAACGTAAAAATGCATATAAAAGGCGACGAAACTCTTTGTGAAAAAGCAGAGTCGTAGATCCTAGGAATAATCTaggtttaaattatataaataataaaaatggcgTTGTTTTGGAGAGGGCTTATTATATTACCTCTCCTATTTGTGTATGCAAGCAGCCATTTTATATATACTAAACGACATTTCGATAAACCCGAGGTAGTCGGGTTTAAGGACCTTGATTACCTCCACGGCGATGGCGGTGGTTTCCTTAGTGGCCCCATAGAAGCCGATGATGGTGTCAAAGCTTCGAAGACCGTCGTTGAAGCTGAGAGTGACGATGATGACAATGACGATGACGACGGTGATAAGAAGAGtaaaaagaagaatgaaaagaagaataagaagaataagaaggagaaaaagaataGCAAGAAAGACAAAAAATACGATGAAAGTTTCCATACATTGCCGGTCGAAAGCCTTGTAAACGAAAAGGGTGGTGACGGGAATACCGACGATTCGTCTCAACTCGTCGGCTATAATGTAGTGACGGCTCAAACTACGTTTAAGGGGAGTTGGGAATTGTTCGTTGAAAACTCTGGTGTTTCCGCTATGCATGTGGTGTTGCTTCCGAATATCAATCAAGCTTTGATTTTTGATGCCACGGTGTGGAAGGTGTCAAAGCTGAAATTACCGGGACCACCATGCCGACATGTCGAGGGAACCAATGAAGAAGATTGCTTTGCACATTCAATCCTCTTAGATGTTGAAACAGCACATATTAGGCCACTTAGGGtatgttttttaattattgttttgcttatttcttttatatttcacAATGGTTTACTACAAATTTCCTTTATTGTTTCTATTCGCAAAACTCaaaggtttttcttttaaatttttcattttctttataatAGTTGAACTATGACACTTGGTGTTCATCGGGTGCTCTTGATATCAATGGTCGATTGGTAAGTACCGGTGGTTACAACAATGGCTCTGACACCGTGAGAATCCTTGACTTATGTGATACTTGTGAGTGGCAAGAATTTCCCGGTGCACTTGGAAACGGAAGATGGTAATAAAATCTAAagatttattataattttcatgtttagggtttaggatctAAAGTTTAAcagcttgaatttaattttttttgtttttttcattaaAGGTATGCCACACAAGTAACATTAGCTGATGGTAAATTCGTAGTGTTCGGCGGTCGGGATTTCCCGACATACGAATTTGTTCCGCCAGAAGGACAAAAAAACACCATCAACGAAGTGATCAATTTCCCATTCTTGAAGGAAACACACGATCCCGTTGAGAACAATTTATACccttttgttttcctttcaaCTGACGGCAACCTCTTCATTTTTGCCAATAATCGTTCGGTTCTTTTGAACACTCAGACCCACACGATTATCCACGAGTTCCCAATGCTACCTGGCGGTGCTCGTAATTATCCGTCATCGGGATGCGCTTCTCTCCTTCCAATCATGCTTAAACCTAATGAAGATAGGAAATCAATCCCCGCCGAGGTTTTGGTGTGCGGTGGAACGCCGCATGATGCATATACAAAGGCCGATTTGCAACGCCCTAAGGTGTTTTTGCCAGGGAACACCGATTGTGCTCGCATTGACATCACCAAAAGGAATGGCAAGTGGAAGATCCAAAACATGCCCTCAGCTCGTTTATTGGGAGACATGGTGGTGCTTCCGACGGGAGATGTGTTACTTGTCAACGGTGCCAAGACCGGTTCAGCCGGTTGGGATGACGCCAGGGACCCGAATTTACACCCAGTTTTGTACAAATTCCAAACTGATGGAACTGGTTCCAAGTTCACCGTGCTTAACCCATCCAACATCCCCCGCATGTACCACTCTTCCTTCGCTGTCCTTCCCGATGCAAAAATCCTCATTGCTGGAAGCAACACAAACCCAGGTTACCTTGATGACGCATTGTTCCCCACCGAAGTTCGGGTTGAGAAGTTCTCGCCACATTACTTGGACCCGAACTTGGGTATGTTCCAACAAGAGATCATTGTTGAAAATTCCAATAACCAGGTGAAATACGGTCAGAAATTTACAGTGCAAATCCGTGGAAATGTCGAAATTGACCAACAAAAGCTTCAAGTGACGATTTACTCACCGCCATTTGTGACGCACGGGGTTGCTATGAATCAAAGATTGATTCAATTGGGAATTGTGGAATTTAACAAAAATGTTGCCATAAATACAAACAACATTGTTCTTCAAGCTCCCGTTAATAGCAACATTGCACCACCTGGTTATTACATGCTCTTTGTGAACTACAATGGAGTACCTTGCCGTCGATCAATGTG is a window of Gossypium hirsutum isolate 1008001.06 chromosome D08, Gossypium_hirsutum_v2.1, whole genome shotgun sequence DNA encoding:
- the LOC107939480 gene encoding aldehyde oxidase GLOX1 — translated: MALFWRGLIILPLLFVYASSHFIYTKRHFDKPEVVGFKDLDYLHGDGGGFLSGPIEADDGVKASKTVVEAESDDDDNDDDDGDKKSKKKNEKKNKKNKKEKKNSKKDKKYDESFHTLPVESLVNEKGGDGNTDDSSQLVGYNVVTAQTTFKGSWELFVENSGVSAMHVVLLPNINQALIFDATVWKVSKLKLPGPPCRHVEGTNEEDCFAHSILLDVETAHIRPLRLNYDTWCSSGALDINGRLVSTGGYNNGSDTVRILDLCDTCEWQEFPGALGNGRWYATQVTLADGKFVVFGGRDFPTYEFVPPEGQKNTINEVINFPFLKETHDPVENNLYPFVFLSTDGNLFIFANNRSVLLNTQTHTIIHEFPMLPGGARNYPSSGCASLLPIMLKPNEDRKSIPAEVLVCGGTPHDAYTKADLQRPKVFLPGNTDCARIDITKRNGKWKIQNMPSARLLGDMVVLPTGDVLLVNGAKTGSAGWDDARDPNLHPVLYKFQTDGTGSKFTVLNPSNIPRMYHSSFAVLPDAKILIAGSNTNPGYLDDALFPTEVRVEKFSPHYLDPNLGMFQQEIIVENSNNQVKYGQKFTVQIRGNVEIDQQKLQVTIYSPPFVTHGVAMNQRLIQLGIVEFNKNVAINTNNIVLQAPVNSNIAPPGYYMLFVNYNGVPCRRSMWVRILP